The genomic DNA AAAAGGAATaagtttctatttcttttgCATTTTCGGCGTCGCTTTCCATTTTACCTCGAAGCCATCTTGAAAATTCCGATTTTTCGTCTCCAAGAGAAAGTCTCGTAAGTAACGAGAAATAAATGACCTTTGACACGAAATTGGTCTTCAGAGTGTTTTTTCGATACTGTGTTTTTAATTAGCAGTAGAGAATATTTATGACACTGAATTCTTCGTCTGCTTTGGAAATTGATCAGGATTTTGCATGTCAGATTTAGACAGTCAGAAATATTTATAGAAAGAGCGTCACTGCAGCAAAACAAGATGgcagaaaacatatttttgtttatcccTAACATAATTGGTATGCATAGAAATTTCTATCTCATTTGATCTTTGGTATAGAGTAGTCTCATAAGCAATTTTACCACAtccactttaatattttatatacatctacatctacatctaTACTATTGATCTGCAGTGGAAATCCATAACGCAGATACTGCTGTGCAAACGTCAACCTGCGTGCTCAGTATTTACAAGTGCAattaaaattggataaaaacagGTGGTTTCAGTTTACAGCTGCAGTCTCCGAAGTTGCTCCTTGAAGCATTCCAACGATGTGGCTTGGAAGGCTTCAGGAGGCAGACTGTTCCAGTCGGTGATGGTGCGTGGTATGTAGCTGTATTTGTAGGCATCTATGGAAGTACTGATCTGAGTGAATTTTTCTGGATGGTATTGTCTTGTTGAGGTAGATGGTCTTCTCACGTAAGATGGTATATTGACTGCCGCCTTTCCGTGTGTTGCTTTGTAGAACATGCATAGTCTACTGGATTTCCGTCTAGTTTCTAATGTTTGCCATTCTAGGGTTTTCATGATGTTGGTGACTGTCCCTGGTTCTCGACTGTATGTTGATGTCGCAAATCTGGCAGCTCTTCTTTGTACCATTTCTAGGGAGTCTATGTGATGTTTTCGATACGGATCCCATACTGCAGAGGCATACTCGAGATGTGGGCGCACTAGCGATGTATAGGCCTGCGCTTTGATGTCATGTGGACACTTCGAGATATTACGTCTTAGGAAACCTAGTACTCGATTTGATTTTGTGATTACCTTCTTGATGTGTGGATCCCAACTGAGGTCTTCTGACAACTCGACTCCAAGGTATGGATATTGGTGTACTGTGGTTAGTTGTTGTCCCATCATTTCATACTCTCTTATTGTTGGATTTTTCTTTCTTGTTACCCTCAGTGTGTAGCATTTAGCTGGGTGGAATGTCATTTGCCACTTCTCTGCCCATTTAGTCAGTTCTGTTAGATCTTTTTGTAGTTGTAAGCTGTCCTCACTACCCTTGATGGATCGATATAGTAGCGAGTCGTCAGCAAATAGACGTAGGGTTGATTTTGATGATATTGTTTCTCCCATATCGTTGATGTATATCAAGAAACAAAGTGGTCCTAATACTGTACCCTGTGGAACTCCTGATCGTACTGGTTTGTTCTCACTGGTTTCTCCATCTAGACATACTCTCTGGTGTCGGTGAGTGAGCCATGCAGAAATCCATAGTAGAGTGTTGTATGTTATCCCATAGTGTGCCATTTTCTTTAGAAGTCTTTGGTGGGGAACTGTGTCGAACGCTTTCGAAAAATCAAGGATAAGCATGTCTATTTGTCCTCGAATGTCCAGTTCTCTTGCCACTGTTTCTATGGTGTTAATGAGTTGTGTTTCGCATGATCGGTTACGTCTAAATCCGTGTTGAAAGTCGGATAGGACGAGATGTTCTTCAAGATGTTCCATGATGTGCTTGTAGATAATGTGTTCCATGACTTTACAACATATGGTGGTTAACGATACGGGGCGGTAGTTTACTGCTTGACTTCTGTCCCCCTTTTTGTAGATGGCTGTGATGTTTGCTTGTCGCCAATCTTCAGGAACTTCTCCTTTTTCATATGACTGTTCAAAGATTTTTGTGAGGAATGGTGCAATTTCACAGTGTGCTTCTTTCAAAACTCTAGTTGGTATTTTGTCAGGACCGTTTGCTTTTGTTGGGTCTAGGAGTTTAAGCtgtttctcatatattttatacctTTATCACTTTATCTTCAGGTTGTTACATCAGCTAAAGGCTTCAACTTACCCGTCATCTTGGATTGTCGTATATGATTTTGTTGATATATAATATGAGGCAAGCAGGCGCGTAGCTCCCTATACGCCAACACGCAGTTGCGTGCACATCGATTCGgcatgccaaaaaaaataatggcaaaataaaaacttataaattgaatgttaaaggaAACATCTATGTTGtcacttttttaattgatgaaatatcattgaataacggcatttggtttcaaaataaaagttttattggAATTGATGGCAAAATCGGACagtaacttgtatcttttacaagatttgaatttgtaataTTCAGTCTAAGACATGAAGTTTTGGAGCACATTTTACAGTGTACGGTTTAGCAGTTTGGAATGAGATGTACCAATCTGCATTGAAATTATCAGGTCCCTTcgatataattgaaaatatgccgAGGTGATGTGGTCGACAGACTACCGGAGCCAATCACCATAGAGATATATCAGTGTACTACgtatgttgaaaacaaaattagacAAATGTACGATCCTTGAACAATGAACAATGCAGTTACTGCATATTCATTCAGTGTGAATATTGAAAAGAGCTGTTTGTTTCTGTCTAGACCCGAAGAGaatatttttgaagattttgagtaaattctgtatcaaaaatatgttttgtttaagtaTTACTCTATTCAGAAGATTTATCAATAGTGTtacaatcatattttttttataagtccTGACTACATATAGCGCCTCTTTTATAACCGTCCTATGACGTATGaccgaaaaccgaaaaaaaacatttttctgcATAAAAGAATCCCCAaaatttttcgcctcgctcctCGGTAGTTGCTTGCACTTCATTCtttctagctacgcccctggcaagcattacctgtaaatgggtACGAAGTCTGTacgaattattttttgtaacttaattatttgttaaaaaaaagaaacggaaataccgtaatGTTTCAGAATTGGGTtttgttttcatggtttttagttgtgacgttattcaagttatgacgtcatatgcaatgGAAACAAAGAAACACTATCATCAAGTAacgtttttttatatctaaggaattattaaaaatgaaattggtattgcgttCTAAGATTTCAGTCTACATGCAAGTGTAGTCTTATACTGTTTTTATTCTATCTAAAGGCTAGTCAGTTCATCTCATGACTCTAGTCTAGTCCAATTATTTTGACATcttgaaatgttattttaaatttttattcacCTCTGGTCTTTTCATCCTCAGAGTTTTGGTATTGCCTATTGCTGTATTAGCAGTATTgccactacatgtatatttggtTGTTAATCTGTTAGAAGAGTGTTGGGTCTGTTTTTTCCCTTACACATTTTGGGTGACTGAACTACCCGATTCCAAAACCTGTCTTAACCAAAGATCTGTCCATCCTTATAATTGTGTCGCCATCATTTTAGGTTtttaaaggagcactagctgCCAAATTCATGTTTACTGATTTGACTcaatttctcatattttatttataacaacataaaacatttttccaaactatcaaaagtataAAGTAAACAATCTACAAGACATGGTCTCAATAAGATGTAGCttggttttgtttaaaatgtagccatctaattaactatctaGTTGACCTTTTATGACCATATAAgtgatgtaaacataaacatcaatatacatttgtaaatagattaagcaactcatgcaattggatttttataggcccattaaattttgtattatagatttaaaaaattatgtttattgtcgtttttacctgtaaaagaatatttttgtgTGGATCAAATTAGTTCATCAAATTAtatacctttgtttcactttcaatgttgacattcttttcctatAAATACCCATACACAGACAATGCATGCGTTATCCTATCACTTTCTACAGGGCTAAACTtgagttcacatgaatatggatttaatgaggtcgaataagtcattttcaatttttatcagtttaatatgacaaaattgaaccattttagCTGATAAAAGCaatttattatttcactatttcactttttaatgattgaaccaaaaaaaatcatacttctGATTTTTTATATCTCTTGTAGCTAGTGCCCTTTTAAAaccttatatatttaaatttttgtcttttagcaatgtttggaaaatgttgtttgtgctgtggGGTAcaaagtgagattactttttcggTAAATAAGCCTATCCCAaacatccttttgtgatgcAGCTTCTTGTGGAAAAAAATCccttttttgtcaaaataagttctttaaaaaatttaatactttgaacatgtttttaaaatacctCCATCATAAtcatttaatagctccatagtttttacacatttattctatgttcctctactttcctaatcaccacaaatggTCATATGGTTAAGCTCAGTCATCTGTAAAAAGTATAAACATGTCCAATAGCACAActgagattttttgtttacacacaacttttgagttcctcatttccaGGTGCATTTAGGGATATTGACCCAATTGTATTTTTAGCCTCTAAAGGATATTATGTTAAACAACCATCTATTATGTGAAACCTTGCCTTTTCAGGTAACTGTCTTTCTTGTCATTCTGTTGTAATACCTATGCATTTTGAACCCTAATTCAAAGGTCATCTCTCTTTTAAGTTTAAGGTCAGTTTTCTCTGGTCTGGAGGCTGACCTATTCAATAGATAATTTATGCAAGAATTTATTTAGGAGAAGACTTTGCCTGATATTGTTTTTCTAAgcagaatttatttcaattaaattttttgcTACCTGAGTATGAAAATGTGTTGTACAGAAACAACAACTATTGCAATTActacatatagatataggaagatatggtgtgagtgccaatgagacaaccctccttccaaataacaatttaaaaagtaaaccattataggttaaagtacggccttcaacaaggagccttggctcacaccgaacaacaagctataaagggcctcaaaattactagtgtaaaaccattcaaacgggaaaaccaacggtctaatctatataaacaaaacgagaaacgagaaacacgtatatattacataaacaaatgacaactactgtacatcagatttgcatacattttgtaaatgatttGATTATGAATTGAATCTGAATTGATATTAATTGCTATATTTATACTGTATTTCAGATTATTTCAGAGTGATAACAGCTTTGCtgtcattttattatatgagaACAGATTATATGTTGACTACTTTCTGGTATTTGTTAAGTGGACTTTTAGATGCCATTGATGGTCATGCAGCAAGAATGTTAAATCAAGGTACAGTGAAATCAGATAAATAACACTTCATCTTACAAGACTGTTTTCAATCgaagtttaaatcaaatttttgagACATCAATCCCGTAAATTATACGAGTTTTCGTTGATGGTTATATTATTTCTCCCTTTTAACGTCCTGTTCCTTTATATGTTATTATTAGAAacacaattttaagtataatgCCAACATatcgtatttataaaatatgtataggcATTGcgaataaaattattttccttttgataCAACTTTCCCCGTCGGAGCCTCTACATCAATTCAAACCTGTCAATCATTTCTCGCAAGTAAAACATTTTGGTCAGACAGATCACTCGTGCTttctattttgacatatttcctGTTAATCTCTTTGAAAGTCAAACAATTGGTTTCtttaataacaatatttataacgccgtgatcatattttgattcctattttttattttacaattgttgaCACTCGAGATATTGCCTCTCTATTTTCACGTCTCgactattttatgaaaatcgccggtgtttttattataatatattttacgaATCGATACacgaaaatcaaaatttaatcttatatagtttattgaataaatgcacatttataccccaaAAGGTTGAAGGCTAATCGAACTAGTCATGATCATCTGTCTTTACTTTTTCGTCGTACTTCTAGTCATTTTATAGCTCGCAGTCCGGAAGAATTTTTAAATCGATGTTGTATTATTTCCgaagtttatttaaatttgaatccGGGAAATgactgataaaaataaaacagaagactaaattttgttttgattttacatgtatgtaaatcgaTTAAATTTCTATTCTTGTCAATCGATCAAGAGCCTCAAAACTAACGCACAATACTgtcaatcattccacatcaaATTTAATCATGAATGGATATTCCCACAGTCGTTCAGTAAGGTCACCTGAGTTTACTGTTACGACATTTCCCGCCATATAAAAATATCGTGCAGTGGACAAAATCGATCTTAATATCTTTTATTAGCATTCAATAATATTGTGAGTGGAGTCAAATTAAAGTTCAACCACGTGCACACGCTGTTGATCACTAATATGTGTATCATGGAATTATCTTATCACGGCAAATTTTTCTTAAACAGATtgctgttaaaaatatataacatacaagTTCCCTTTTGTACATGGATTGTGCATAAATTAATATTATGCAATTAATTTAagttcgggatttcgggattaacactttcgggatctgggaattctttttttcgcgATGTCgggattttgatttatttgaattcGGGACCTTGGGACTTTGGATTTTTAAGCCCGGCATTTTGAGATCCGGACCCTATTTACCCCCTACCCCCAAATGCagatcaattatataaattaagCATAATGAACAAACACGgaaatcttaaaataaacttatgtCCGGGAAGAATCAATATCTTCTAATTATTTGCATCTATTTTAGTTATACATCTCCAACTTTGAAGTTTCAGACAATAAAATGTTTACAGTAGAAAGTAAAAACTACAAAGAATCAGCAAGCTACTAAATAATATACAAGTATTGCTcactgtaattattttttttatctcggaACTGACCCAACACATACTGAATATTAGATAcatattatagaaatattttgcatttggcCACGTCAAACTAACCCTTGAGACAGCATTCTGCTAATCAATGGATTTacgagtaaaacaaaaataaccgtAAGCTTCCAGAAAtagaatacatgtaaaaatatttatgtttgaaattgtatgcaaacaaataagaaaaagatgcaaaaaaataacaaaaaataaacaacaaggaacatagaacaaaaataattttgaggaacaaattagaaaataaatagcagttgaaatataaaaaccataattaaacaaataggctatttttattttaacaaaattttctgCAGTACTTcacctgtaaaaatatttttgactgAGAGGTTAAAATTACAGGTAACCTGATTCTGAAATCAGTGAACCGTAATTCTAGTAGCACGGATTAAGATGAAAGGACAAATATATTGCCAATCACACCAGGATTTGTTGATTAATGACTATACTACCTACCAtaaggccacacttaaaaatattttggtttgcccaaaccctacccaaaggttgagacagtgggtaggtaggtaggcattttctttttttttttcaaaaaaagaaattgaagtatcagatgtttattattCTTCAtgcatatttgattaaaaaaaaacttcttcaaatcaggacaataaaagaatttgagtaggcagcttttttctgggtaggtagcgtttgggcaaacaaacctattatttattttggccTAAAAATGTCCGATTATTCATATCCGACTAGACGGATTAAGACttcaataaaaataagtccctacccgtactgtatatatatatttaatatccATAAAAATGTGTCCTTGATACAAGGATCACCACAGGTTATTTAAGGGTAGTGATACTCCTTCCTTGAATATCTACCAAAATGACTTGATTTTCTTAGCAatgacaaactgacaacgccatggccggaaaaggaaaagacaaacagacaaacaatagtacaatagtacacaagacacaacatagaaaactaaagacaaagcAACAGTGATCccggtggggggggggggggtatttccTATATTTTTAGTGGTATGATCCGAGTGTGCCGCAAAATATGGAAGCTTTTTCAAGCCTTGCTGGTTAGAACAGGGTCCTTTTTTTTGTCCTACTGGTTAGAACAGGGTAACTTTTTCGTGCCCTGCTAGATAGAATAGGGTTTTTTAACAAAGTATTATTATTACAAATCCTGGTAAAAAGTCaatcacattcgtgaaaagggaaggggatggTAGTTATGAAaaaaggaacatatctgatattaTCTGTATGATTGAAATGTAATTACAGTACatgtaactttatttataaatgtataccaCAGATCATTAAGAAACAAATTCATGTCAGATATATATGTCTTCATGTTATGATGTTTACATTGTAGGAAGCAAGTTAGGTGCACTCCTAGACATGTTGATAGATAGATGTGCCACAATGTGTCTGTTAGCAGCTTTATGCCATTTCTATCCAGATTACATGATGTTCTTCCAGATCTccatgtcaatagatataaccAGTCACTGGTTCCATGTCCAAAGGTTAGAAACATCTAAAATACAGAATacattgtaaaattgagaatggaatgtACATAGAAGTTAAATtcagtacagaagacacaaaaTTTCTTGttcagaataagaataagaataagaattttattagtttgaaatccaaacaataggattgttactaaaatacacaacaaaaacaaacaaacagacaggcaggcatattaaaattacaaaacgatAGTCTGACATTAAACACTACAAACATGTagcattgaaagaaaaacaaaaacaaagattaatagtattaattataatactatttttgaCAGCATGCCTCCTCTTTAaagttatcaattaaaatattacgcttatgtatcaaaaaatatgttataatatacaTTACACAGTTTATATATTGACATTATAATTGTTTCTCTCATTATACATTTCACTTATGTAGTTAacaatgataagtaaaatatcacattcttcacaagaatataaaatcaaatttgttttcttcactcaTGGAATTAAAACAGGGGACAATATTAGAAATTTCATCGAACATTTTGAtccttgttttattaatttctgaacATGTTATGATAAAATGGAATTCATCTTCCAACTCTTTATGGCATAAAGgacatattctattttctaGAGCTGTTTTGTTGTTCAAGAAACAACATGGGGTGATATATACAACACAGAAGTATTTTTTACCACATTTTAGGACAGTCctcaatttaattttacaattttaacttaattttcttttaaaagagaacaattttgaaaaagttgaTGTTAATTACATCATTTTGATTTTGCGATGACATGATGGCCTACAAatgcagtggcagatccagaggtTACCTCCCCTTTTTGTTTGACAATTAATGCTTTTCTATGAATTTATCTCCTATAATATAAGTTTGATGTTTCTATATTACAGTTCACTGATGCAGTGTGCTACAAGCCACATGATGATAGATTTAGGTGCTAATCCTGTATTATATTATTAAGttcaatgtttttatattacagTTCACTGATGCAGGGTGCTACAAGCCACAAGATGATAGATCTAGGTGCTAATCCTGTACTGAGACATTATTATCATAACAGGGTAAGGCACAAAATAAAGGCTGATTCCTCGATCTAATCACATTAAGAAATAAGTCTAGAAGGAAAAACTGTTAATTTCGGAAATTatgcaatgtttttataaatgcaaaaaagTGCAACAATATCTGCTTGGCAATGATAAATCTTGCATTCATTTCTTCAATCAATTCATATCAATAGTGTTTTTTCATTAGAATTTTTAGCAATCAATTTGATTACCCAGAAGACCTCACAGTTAAACCAATAAACAGTGATTAGCAATAATAAATACACAgataaatttctgaatttatagataaaatattacaaaaaacaaatctacaattattacaatttatacAAGACAAATACTGAATAATCTTGCATCATATATACCAACATCAAGATCAATAAACTTAACTTCATTCTAATGTCACTTTTAGTGTGTTCATGGTAGGGgaacttttttatatacaaaaacaacaccCATAACCTCAAAATCTTTCACTTAATTAGATGAAACAATGTGTATAGATGATTCAATCTCAACCAATCAacacaaataatcaaaatgaatCTAGAGTTTAACAAAGTAAACTATAGACAAGTAGACACTACATGTCTGACTCTTGATTAtctagaatataaaaaaagttgtggaaaaaattaaacagaaacTGTCAAAGGTCTGCAAACAACACCAGTTATTTAAACTAGCCAAACTCATATTAGATATGACATAATGCAGCATGTTCACAAGGAATTTAGCActgtttaaaagtgaaaatgattgtttaaattatattcTTTGTGTTTTCTGATTTAAACTGTTTATCACAATAACTATGACACTAAAATCACAATCTTGCGGAAAAGTAAAGACTTGCAAGAAATGTTTTAGGTGAATATAGCTGTTGTCGTCTTCAATAGTATATTGTTAGATACTTAACCTTTATATACCTAGTGCAGAAACAATTTAGATTTGTTGAAAACTAGCTTTTACAAATCATTGTATGaatcttttcaataaaaactgtaatagaaataacatttttcttgccatttttcagaaaattctATTTGTGATGTGTGCAGCTAATGAGTTGTTCTATTGTATGTTATACTTAACACACTTCACGTCTGGACCTTTCAGTAAGTATTTAATGAGCTGTTCTATTGTATGTTATACTTAACACACTTCACGTCTGGACCTTTCAGTAAGTATTTAATGAGCTGTTCTATTGTATGTTATACTTAACACACTTCACGTCTGGACCTTTCAGTAAGTATTTAATGAGCTGTTCTATTGTATGTTATACTTAACACACTTCACGTCTGGACCTTTCAGTAAGTATTTAATGAGCTGTTCTATTGTATGTTATACTTAACACACTTTACGTCAGGACCTTTCAGTAAGTATTCTGTGCAAGAATAATCTTTTagatttattatatgtattaatatttttttttagaattgagCATCCCCAGGcatttggaattttattttctggCTCATTCCTACAGCCCATCATCCAAAAAACTGCTgacttgtatttaaaaaaaagtgataaaaGTTTGAATGTCTGTGTTAAATTGTTTTGGCAACAAAAACTGGTCAACAGAAGATAACTTTAAAGGTGTTTGGAAACCTAAGTCTTTATTGTTCAATAGTAAGCAGCCAAAACTCTCAAGTACACATTGAGGCTCTATCAGGAAACAAAATAGATATTTGTGATGGGTTTGTATCCTGGGTTCATTATTTTGATAAGAGGTtgcttaccaaagaggaaaaaCATTCTGTCATCATGGTCATAAAACTACAAAGGCCTGATCATACTTTGAGAAATATCTTAGATATGCTAGttgatatgttatttatatatgaatCTCTTAATGTTCTATCTGTTATATTCATAAGTATCTCTTAATTCTTTTAACACTAACTGTAGTTaaaaaattttattaattgaatttgACCGTAAACATTTCTTAAATATGCAAGCAAAGCCTTAGCAagcttttatttgatttttgaaattttacctttaaatataaaagttcATTTGAAGTATTTACTGATTTGAAAGTGAATTTGTTTCTATTGTAGATATATTCAGCATTATCCTGTATCTGTCTGCTCCATTAGCCCTCATTAAGACTGGTATCAGCATCCTTCAGTTAGTGGTGGCATGTCAGAATGTGGCCGCTGTTGATGTGGCAGATAGAGCGACAGTTGCTGGGAACAAGAACCAGTAAATTAATGAACCTTTAGAGCCAAAGAAGAAatgtgttgtttatttattgttaatgtGAAATGGATatgtttgttaaaaatagataaatgtgAATTCAGAAATGTGTGCATCTGTTATTGCGATAATCTGcataaatatgttttagttaTCAAAATGTGAAATACTCAACAATTcacattattcgcaataataa from Mytilus trossulus isolate FHL-02 chromosome 8, PNRI_Mtr1.1.1.hap1, whole genome shotgun sequence includes the following:
- the LOC134728215 gene encoding CDP-diacylglycerol--inositol 3-phosphatidyltransferase-like; translated protein: MAENIFLFIPNIIDYFRVITALLSFYYMRTDYMLTTFWYLLSGLLDAIDGHAARMLNQGSKLGALLDMLIDRCATMCLLAALCHFYPDYMMFFQISMSIDITSHWFHVQSSLMQGATSHKMIDLGANPVLRHYYHNRKILFVMCAANELFYCMLYLTHFTSGPFNIFSIILYLSAPLALIKTGISILQLVVACQNVAAVDVADRATVAGNKNQ